From one Triticum urartu cultivar G1812 chromosome 3, Tu2.1, whole genome shotgun sequence genomic stretch:
- the LOC125543507 gene encoding probable folate-biopterin transporter 4 isoform X2 — protein MSEHLRSSSNLFTLMLIVQNLGSAMADVVIDAMIAEAVRSAGPKFAGDLQSSMAVGGIFGSLLGGYALSNLPINAIDIIFSALPLFQLVTCVFIKESPKGFESTTDNAAHDHADGQNIDSAFAGQGSGESFKYEGTRKRKGARKKSKRRSLSKRSEAHEKHNKSVNLYSSLKSALVSLCTAFKQPAILRSKYLNSHVLLSNGGSTSGEASFLGTARVIGWFNLMLGTYIYNRYLKHKKLRNILMFAHVGLAIITVLDILLVSRLHIQYGIADKYMVLWGSALADAINQFKMMPFLILSGQLCPPGIEGTLFALFMSINNLNSTLGSFLGAALASALNISSVQFDNLALGLAVRLL, from the exons ATGTCAGAACATTTGAGGAGCTCAAGCAATCTTTTTACGCTAATGTTGATTGTACAGAACTTGGGTTCTGCCATGGCAGATGTTGTTATAGATGCAATGATTGCAGAGGCAGTTCGATCAGCAGG GCCAAAATTTGCTGGTGATCTCCAGTCATCAATGGCTGTAGGGGGGATATTTGGGAGCTTATTGGGAGGATACGCATTGTCCAATCTCCCAATAAATGCCATTGATATTATTTTCTCTGCTCTTCCACTGTTCCAACTAGTTACATGTGTTTTCATTAAGGAATCTCCAAAAGGATTTGAAAGTACGACAGATAACGCCGCACATGATCATGCTGATGGTCAGAATATTGATAGTGCTTTTGCTGGACAAGGCTCAGGTGAATCTTTTAAATATGAGGGCACTAGGAAGCGAAAGGGTGCTCGTAAAAAGAGCAAAAGGAGATCATTATCCAAACGATCTGAAGCTCATGAGAAGCACAATAAATCAGTTAATTTATACTCATCTCTGAAATCAGCCTTAGTCAGTTTATGCACTGCTTTTAAGCAGCCAGCAATTTTGCG TTCCAAATATCTCAACAGTCATGTTCTATTATCAAACGGAGGTTCTACATCTGGAGAGGCATCCTTCCTAGGGACTGCACGTGTGATTGGGTGGTTCAATCTAATGCTTGGCACATATATCTACAACCGCTACTTAAAGCATAAAAAACTCAGGAATATTCTTAT GTTTGCACATGTTGGCCTAGCGATAATTACTGTACTGGACATTTTACTGGTGTCAAGATTACACATTCAGTATGGAATAGCAGACAAATACATGGTGCTGTGGGGCTCTGCTTTAGCCGATGCAATCAACCAATTCAA GATGATGCCGTTCCTAATCCTCTCAGGACAGCTTTGCCCGCCTGGAATCGAGGGCACACTGTTTGCTCTGTTCATGTCCATTAACAACCTCAATTCGACATTAGGTTCATTCCTTGGAGCTGCATTGGCGTCAGCTTTGAACATCTCGTCGGTACAGTTTGACAATCTGGCGCTTGGCCTAGCTGTTCGGCTGCTGTGA
- the LOC125543507 gene encoding probable folate-biopterin transporter 4 isoform X1 codes for MSEHLRSSSNLFTLMLIVQNLGSAMADVVIDAMIAEAVRSAGPKFAGDLQSSMAVGGIFGSLLGGYALSNLPINAIDIIFSALPLFQLVTCVFIKESPKGFESTTDNAAHDHADGQNIDSAFAGQGSGESFKYEGTRKRKGARKKSKRRSLSKRSEAHEKHNKSVNLYSSLKSALVSLCTAFKQPAILRSSKYLNSHVLLSNGGSTSGEASFLGTARVIGWFNLMLGTYIYNRYLKHKKLRNILMFAHVGLAIITVLDILLVSRLHIQYGIADKYMVLWGSALADAINQFKMMPFLILSGQLCPPGIEGTLFALFMSINNLNSTLGSFLGAALASALNISSVQFDNLALGLAVRLL; via the exons ATGTCAGAACATTTGAGGAGCTCAAGCAATCTTTTTACGCTAATGTTGATTGTACAGAACTTGGGTTCTGCCATGGCAGATGTTGTTATAGATGCAATGATTGCAGAGGCAGTTCGATCAGCAGG GCCAAAATTTGCTGGTGATCTCCAGTCATCAATGGCTGTAGGGGGGATATTTGGGAGCTTATTGGGAGGATACGCATTGTCCAATCTCCCAATAAATGCCATTGATATTATTTTCTCTGCTCTTCCACTGTTCCAACTAGTTACATGTGTTTTCATTAAGGAATCTCCAAAAGGATTTGAAAGTACGACAGATAACGCCGCACATGATCATGCTGATGGTCAGAATATTGATAGTGCTTTTGCTGGACAAGGCTCAGGTGAATCTTTTAAATATGAGGGCACTAGGAAGCGAAAGGGTGCTCGTAAAAAGAGCAAAAGGAGATCATTATCCAAACGATCTGAAGCTCATGAGAAGCACAATAAATCAGTTAATTTATACTCATCTCTGAAATCAGCCTTAGTCAGTTTATGCACTGCTTTTAAGCAGCCAGCAATTTTGCG CAGTTCCAAATATCTCAACAGTCATGTTCTATTATCAAACGGAGGTTCTACATCTGGAGAGGCATCCTTCCTAGGGACTGCACGTGTGATTGGGTGGTTCAATCTAATGCTTGGCACATATATCTACAACCGCTACTTAAAGCATAAAAAACTCAGGAATATTCTTAT GTTTGCACATGTTGGCCTAGCGATAATTACTGTACTGGACATTTTACTGGTGTCAAGATTACACATTCAGTATGGAATAGCAGACAAATACATGGTGCTGTGGGGCTCTGCTTTAGCCGATGCAATCAACCAATTCAA GATGATGCCGTTCCTAATCCTCTCAGGACAGCTTTGCCCGCCTGGAATCGAGGGCACACTGTTTGCTCTGTTCATGTCCATTAACAACCTCAATTCGACATTAGGTTCATTCCTTGGAGCTGCATTGGCGTCAGCTTTGAACATCTCGTCGGTACAGTTTGACAATCTGGCGCTTGGCCTAGCTGTTCGGCTGCTGTGA
- the LOC125543504 gene encoding probable L-type lectin-domain containing receptor kinase S.5: MTTPRSMILSLSFIVASAGLAIQGRTCSCLQFNYPSFDMTNKNDFSFSPGSAIANGSLRIVPNTGNSSHQSGRVVYVKETLKLWNRKRTVLTSFGTQFTLNILPGEGMAFILTNSLSLPRNSGGQWLGVCNNQTDGAPTNQIVAVEFDTRKSYQDDLDGNHVGLDLNSIKSVYPYPLSNLSIILSSGSDVLVSIIYNSTSHAFVLSVSQRNTSGSGGHNWRESWPVDLSRYLLDEIYLGFASSTGDYTQLNQIKSWNFTTIDDILVAERTRHGKWVFLVLIALVFLVTCSSFLVLLVRRRVTQRRRLAYRTLEKMIDAHGPVRFKLKELKHATANFSPHRKLGRGGGGTVYLGYLNGINREVAVKRVSLSSRGEKEFVAEVNTISKLSHRNLVKLIGWCHEGGELLLAYDYFPMGSLDKLLFANATTTTYSSSALTWERRYRIICGVASALDYLHHGSSKRILHRDVKPSNVMLDEAYNARLGDFGLARAIQLDGATHHSTQAVAGTRGYMAHESFFTGRASLDTDVYAFGVFAMEVVSGKSPSRSMLYDTQEMYIVDWVWRHYSLGKVMETADTVLGGVYDEMQVDSVVRLALACCHPNPRDRPSMRTAVQVLIGGAPAPTPPFERPAFVWPLSGMQQEMELPQVGVLFTGGQLITSTSLTGR; this comes from the coding sequence ATGACAACGCCCCGTAGCATGATCTTGAGCCTTTCCTTCATAGTAGCCTCTGCAGGCCTTGCCATCCAAGGCAGAACCTGCAGTTGCCTGCAATTTAACTACCCCAGCTTCGACATGACCAACAAGAATGATTTCAGCTTCAGCCCAGGTTCAGCAATTGCAAATGGTTCCCTGAGAATCGTGCCGAACACCGGAAACTCGAGCCACCAGTCGGGAAGGGTGGTATACGTAAAGGAAACCCTCAAGCTGTGGAACAGGAAGCGAACTGTGCTCACATCTTTCGGGACGCAGTTCACGCTCAACATCCTCCCGGGAGAAGGTATGGCTTTCATACTCACAAATAGCCTGTCGTTGCCCAGGAACAGCGGCGGCCAGTGGCTCGGCGTATGCAACAACCAGACAGATGGCGCGCCAACGAACCAAATAGTAGCCGTGGAATTCGACACGAGAAAGAGCTACCAGGACGACCTCGACGGCAACCATGTCGGGCTCGACTTGAACAGCATCAAATCTGTTTATCCGTACCCGCTCAGCAATCTTTCAATCATCCTGTCAAGCGGCTCGGATGTCTTGGTTAGTATCATCTACAACAGCACATCACATGCTTTTGTATTATCTGTAAGCCAGCGCAACACAAGTGGCAGTGGGGGGCATAATTGGCGAGAGAGCTGGCCGGTTGATCTATCACGGTACCTACTGGACGAAATATATCTGGGATTCGCAAGTTCCACGGGTGATTACACCCAACTGAACCAGATAAAATCGTGGAACTTCACCACGATAGACGACATACTCGTCGCTGAAAGAACAAGACATGGGAAGTGGGTGTTTTTGGTTCTCATTGCCTTGGTTTTCCTCGTTACATGTTCATCGTTTCTTGTGTTGTTGGTGCGGAGAAGGGTGACACAGCGGAGAAGGCTAGCATACCGCACGCTCGAGAAAATGATCGACGCACATGGCCCGGTTAGATTTAAGCTCAAGGAGTTGAAGCACGCGACCGCCAACTTCAGCCCTCACCGTAAGCTCGGTAGAGGTGGCGGCGGCACTGTTTACCTTGGATACCTGAATGGGATCAACAGAGAGGTGGCTGTGAAGCGGGTCTCACTCTCAAGCCGAGGAGAGAAGGAGTTCGTGGCGGAGGTGAACACGATCAGCAAGCTCTCCCACCGCAACCTTGTCAAGCTGATTGGCTGGTGCCATGAGGGAGGCGAACTACTCCTCGCCTACGACTACTTCCCCATGGGCAGCCTGGACAAGCTATTGTTCGCCAATGCCACAACGACCACGTACTCGTCATCGGCGCTCACATGGGAGCGGCGATACAGGATAATCTGTGGCGTGGCATCTGCACTCGACTACCTTCACCACGGGAGCAGCAAGAGGATCCTCCACAGGGACGTCAAGCCCAGCAACGTGATGCTCGACGAGGCATACAACGCGCGGCTGGGCGACTTCGGCCTCGCCCGTGCCATCCAGCTCGATGGAGCGACACACCACTCAACGCAGGCGGTTGCGGGCACTCGGGGCTACATGGCGCACGAGAGCTTCTTCACCGGTCGTGCCAGCCTCGACACGGACGTGTACGCCTTCGGCGTCTTTGCCATGGAGGTTGTCAGCGGGAAGAGCCCAAGCAGGTCGATGCTATATGACACACAAGAAATGTACATTGTGGATTGGGTCTGGAGGCATTACAGCCTGGGGAAAGTCATGGAGACAGCCGACACGGTGCTTGGAGGAGTGTATGACGAGATGCAGGTGGATTCTGTGGTGCGGCTGGCCTTGGCTTGCTGCCACCCGAACCCGAGGGATCGACCGTCCATGCGGACGGCGGTGCAGGTGCTAATCGGTGGAGCGCCTGCCCCGACTCCCCCATTTGAGAGGCCTGCCTTTGTTTGGCCACTGTCAGGCATGCAGCAGGAGATGGAGCTGCCGCAGGTTGGTGTGCTCTTCACAGGAGGACAGCTCATCACCTCCACTTCCCTCACAGGAAGGTGA